From Bacillus sp. Bos-x628, the proteins below share one genomic window:
- a CDS encoding zinc metallopeptidase, with the protein MFFYFLTFAALGLSFWAQFKVKNNFEKYSKVEASSMKTGAETARYILDRNGLYDVPVEPVRGTLTDHYDPTQRVVRLSEPVYYGHSISAISVASHEVGHALQHQESYGALVLRHKIFPVVNFASGVAPLLFLGGLLLGSLNLIGLGIILFSAAVFFQLVTLPVEFNASSRAKDMIVSEGIIRSSEERGVNKVLNAAALTYVAAALVSLFELLRFVMIFLNGRND; encoded by the coding sequence CTGTTTTTTTATTTTCTAACATTTGCCGCATTGGGATTGTCGTTTTGGGCACAATTTAAAGTGAAGAATAATTTTGAAAAGTATTCAAAGGTCGAAGCATCCAGTATGAAAACAGGTGCTGAAACCGCTCGATATATTTTAGATCGCAACGGGTTATACGATGTACCTGTTGAACCGGTAAGAGGAACTTTGACTGATCATTACGATCCGACGCAACGTGTGGTTCGTTTATCTGAACCTGTGTATTATGGTCACTCTATTTCGGCCATTTCAGTGGCATCACACGAAGTTGGACATGCCTTGCAGCATCAGGAATCCTATGGTGCGCTAGTTTTGAGGCATAAAATCTTCCCTGTAGTGAACTTTGCATCTGGTGTCGCCCCGCTTCTTTTCCTTGGTGGATTATTGCTTGGCAGCCTTAACTTAATCGGGCTTGGGATTATTTTGTTCTCAGCAGCTGTATTTTTTCAGCTTGTGACATTGCCTGTTGAGTTTAACGCAAGTTCTCGTGCAAAAGATATGATTGTTTCAGAAGGAATCATTAGAAGTAGTGAAGAAAGAGGCGTAAATAAGGTATTGAATGCTGCAGCACTTACTTATGTAGCGGCGGCGCTTGTTTCGCTGTTTGAATTGCTTCGATTTGTAATGATCTTCCTGAATGGTCGTAATGATTAA
- the yugI gene encoding S1 domain-containing post-transcriptional regulator GSP13 — MATKFEVGSVYTGKVTGLQAYGAFVALDEETQGLVHISEVTHGFVKDINEHLSIGDEVQVKVLSVDEKAGKISLSIRATQEAPERKESKPKKQRPQQVKEDTTAPQGFNTLKDKLEEWIEQSNRKDLIKK, encoded by the coding sequence ATGGCGACAAAGTTTGAAGTAGGCAGTGTTTACACTGGTAAAGTAACAGGATTACAAGCGTATGGTGCGTTTGTTGCATTAGATGAAGAAACCCAAGGACTTGTGCACATTTCAGAAGTAACACACGGCTTTGTAAAAGACATCAACGAGCACCTTTCAATTGGTGATGAAGTACAAGTGAAAGTCCTTTCTGTTGATGAAAAAGCTGGTAAAATCAGTCTTTCTATCCGTGCAACACAAGAAGCACCTGAAAGAAAGGAAAGCAAACCAAAGAAACAAAGACCACAGCAAGTGAAAGAAGATACTACTGCACCACAAGGGTTCAATACACTTAAAGACAAACTTGAAGAGTGGATTGAGCAATCGAACCGTAAAGACTTAATTAAGAAATAA
- a CDS encoding glucose-6-phosphate isomerase has protein sequence MTHIQFDYSKALPFFQEHELTYLKDFVKVAHHNLHEQTGAGSDYLGWIDLPKQYDREEFARIKKSAEKIKADSDVLLVVGIGGSYLGARAAIEFLNHSFYNTLPKGKRKTPQIIFIGNNISSSYLTDVMDLLEDADFSINVISKSGTTTEPAIAFRIFKKLLIEKYGAEEAKKRIYATTDKARGALKTLANEEGYESFIIPDDVGGRYSVLTAVGLLPIAVSGADIDQMMEGAAKASEDFSSSELSENAAYQYAVVRNVLYNKGRTIEMLINYEPGLQYFAEWWKQLFGESEGKDEKGIYPSSANFSTDLHSLGQYVQEGRRDLFETIVNVDKPRHELVIEAEEQDLDGLNYLAGKTVDFVNKKAFEGTMLAHTDGKVPNLIVTIPEMDAYTFGYLVYFFEKACAMSGYLLGVNPFDQPGVEAYKVNMFALLGKPGFEEKKAELESRLKQS, from the coding sequence ATGACACATATTCAATTTGACTACTCGAAAGCGTTACCTTTCTTTCAAGAACATGAACTTACATATTTAAAAGATTTTGTGAAGGTCGCCCATCATAATCTTCATGAGCAAACGGGTGCAGGCAGTGATTATTTAGGCTGGATCGACTTACCGAAGCAATATGATCGCGAAGAATTTGCCCGCATTAAAAAAAGTGCAGAAAAGATTAAGGCTGACTCTGATGTCCTGCTCGTTGTCGGAATCGGCGGCTCTTATCTCGGCGCACGTGCGGCGATTGAATTTTTGAACCATTCTTTCTATAACACTTTACCAAAAGGCAAACGCAAGACACCGCAAATCATTTTCATTGGAAACAACATTAGCTCTTCTTATTTAACAGATGTGATGGATCTGCTGGAAGATGCAGATTTCTCGATCAACGTGATTTCAAAATCTGGAACAACAACAGAGCCAGCCATTGCGTTCCGCATCTTTAAAAAGCTCCTCATTGAGAAATATGGTGCTGAAGAAGCGAAAAAACGTATTTATGCGACGACCGACAAAGCGCGTGGTGCACTGAAAACATTAGCAAACGAAGAAGGATACGAATCATTTATCATCCCTGATGATGTGGGTGGACGCTATTCAGTCTTAACGGCAGTCGGTCTATTGCCAATCGCTGTGAGCGGTGCAGACATTGATCAAATGATGGAAGGTGCTGCCAAAGCAAGCGAAGACTTCTCTTCTTCTGAGCTGTCAGAGAATGCTGCTTACCAATATGCTGTAGTCCGTAATGTCCTTTATAATAAAGGCAGAACCATTGAAATGCTGATTAATTATGAGCCAGGATTACAGTATTTCGCAGAATGGTGGAAACAATTATTCGGCGAAAGTGAAGGAAAAGACGAAAAAGGCATCTACCCTTCATCTGCTAACTTCTCAACGGACCTCCATTCACTTGGGCAATATGTCCAAGAGGGAAGAAGAGACTTGTTTGAAACGATTGTAAATGTTGACAAGCCTCGACATGAACTTGTCATTGAAGCAGAAGAACAAGACCTAGATGGGTTAAACTATCTAGCAGGAAAAACGGTAGATTTCGTGAATAAGAAGGCATTTGAAGGGACAATGCTTGCCCATACAGATGGAAAAGTACCGAATCTCATTGTGACGATTCCTGAAATGGATGCCTATACATTCGGATATCTCGTATATTTCTTCGAGAAAGCATGTGCGATGTCTGGTTATCTATTGGGTGTGAATCCATTTGATCAGCCTGGCGTAGAGGCTTATAAGGTTAACATGTTTGCTTTATTAGGAAAACCAGGTTTTGAAGAGAAAAAGGCAGAGCTTGAAAGCCGTCTAAAACAATCATAA
- a CDS encoding iron-containing alcohol dehydrogenase, producing MDRFTYWNPTKLIFGKGEVAALSDELKHYGKNVLLVYGGGSIKRNGLYDQVTRLLNESGATVIELAGVEPNPRLTTVRKGVELCKKNNIDFILAVGGGSVIDATKAIAAGAKYDGDAWDIVTRKHIPMEAIPFGTVLTLAATGSEMNSGSVITNWETNEKYGWGSPAVFPKFSILDPVNTFTVPKNHTIYGMVDMMSHVFEQYFHHTENTPYQDRMCEGLLRTVIETAPKLINDLENYELRETILFTGTIALNGMLSMGARGDWASHNIEHAVSAVYDIPHAGGLAILFPNWMKHVIQENPARFKQLAVRVFDVDPAGKSDEEVGLEGIDKLSAFWKSLGAPSRLADYDINDEKIDLIADRAMARGEFGQFKKLNKEDVLAILNASL from the coding sequence ATGGATCGATTTACTTATTGGAACCCAACAAAATTAATTTTTGGAAAGGGAGAAGTTGCAGCCCTTTCAGATGAACTCAAACATTATGGAAAAAACGTATTGCTTGTATATGGTGGAGGTAGCATAAAACGAAACGGTCTTTACGATCAAGTGACCCGTCTCTTGAATGAATCAGGTGCTACTGTCATTGAGCTTGCAGGAGTTGAACCTAACCCGCGCTTAACAACTGTAAGAAAAGGTGTTGAACTGTGTAAAAAGAATAACATCGACTTTATTTTGGCAGTAGGTGGCGGAAGTGTGATTGATGCTACAAAAGCCATCGCAGCTGGTGCGAAGTATGATGGAGATGCTTGGGATATTGTGACTAGAAAACATATCCCAATGGAAGCCATTCCATTTGGTACGGTCTTAACCCTTGCAGCAACAGGCTCTGAAATGAACTCAGGCTCTGTGATTACAAACTGGGAAACAAATGAGAAGTATGGCTGGGGAAGTCCAGCAGTATTCCCTAAATTCTCAATTCTTGATCCAGTCAATACATTCACTGTGCCAAAAAACCATACCATCTATGGAATGGTGGATATGATGTCACACGTATTTGAACAATATTTTCACCACACGGAAAACACGCCGTATCAAGATCGTATGTGTGAAGGACTCCTTCGTACAGTGATTGAAACTGCACCGAAGTTGATCAACGATCTTGAGAACTATGAGCTCCGTGAAACGATATTATTCACTGGTACAATCGCTTTAAATGGAATGCTTTCAATGGGTGCACGTGGTGACTGGGCATCTCATAATATTGAGCATGCTGTATCTGCTGTATATGATATCCCTCATGCAGGCGGACTTGCGATCTTGTTCCCGAACTGGATGAAGCATGTTATTCAAGAAAACCCAGCTCGCTTTAAGCAACTAGCTGTGCGTGTATTTGATGTGGATCCTGCAGGCAAATCAGATGAAGAAGTAGGATTAGAAGGTATTGATAAACTGTCAGCATTTTGGAAAAGCTTAGGTGCACCAAGCCGTTTAGCTGATTATGACATCAATGATGAAAAAATTGATTTAATCGCTGATCGTGCAATGGCACGTGGTGAATTTGGTCAGTTTAAAAAGCTAAACAAAGAGGATGTCCTTGCGATTTTGAACGCTTCTTTATAA
- a CDS encoding spore germination protein, with translation MTTNHIYIQEISGQAIVNFGNVGRICPKSVVKDTAGADSAYEFSQLSGQSLIDAAFRNNVQIKRGRCMKSLV, from the coding sequence ATGACAACAAATCACATCTATATTCAAGAAATTTCTGGGCAGGCCATCGTCAACTTTGGGAATGTCGGCCGGATTTGTCCAAAGAGTGTCGTGAAAGATACAGCAGGTGCAGATAGTGCGTATGAATTCAGTCAATTATCTGGACAGAGCTTAATTGATGCTGCTTTTAGAAACAATGTCCAAATCAAACGGGGCAGATGTATGAAATCCTTGGTTTAA
- a CDS encoding alpha/beta hydrolase: MSVDIVQPAYMKSKFGLDIYYEHYHHEGKKTLILIHGLFSSTFSYRKLIPLLKKDFNLIAVDLPPFGQSEKSNTFIYSYRNMGKIIIELAAYLQIQHAILVGHSMGGQVALYAASERPDLFEKAVLLCSSGYLNKSKRSLVYSTYIPYFYLILKRKLLKQGIMKNLTAVVHDHSIIDQEMIDGYLKPFSDDKIFRGLLRLVRHREGDLPSDVLKKLETPVLLIWGVEDRIIPLQIGERLHKDLPYSTFHVLKKTGHLIPEENPVFVSDKIGDFSLS; this comes from the coding sequence ATGAGTGTGGACATTGTTCAGCCAGCTTATATGAAAAGTAAATTCGGTTTAGACATCTATTATGAGCATTATCATCATGAGGGAAAAAAGACATTGATTTTAATTCACGGTCTCTTCTCTTCTACCTTCAGCTATCGTAAGCTCATCCCGCTTCTTAAAAAGGATTTCAATTTAATTGCGGTTGATCTGCCTCCATTTGGGCAATCGGAGAAGTCCAATACGTTTATTTACAGTTATCGCAACATGGGGAAAATTATCATCGAATTAGCCGCTTACTTGCAAATTCAGCATGCCATTCTCGTCGGTCATTCGATGGGAGGGCAGGTCGCTTTATATGCTGCATCTGAGCGCCCAGACCTCTTTGAGAAGGCGGTTCTTTTATGCAGCTCTGGGTATTTGAATAAATCAAAGAGATCGCTTGTTTACAGCACATATATTCCTTATTTTTATTTAATTCTCAAAAGAAAGCTTCTAAAGCAAGGCATTATGAAAAATTTAACTGCTGTTGTTCACGATCATTCCATTATTGACCAAGAGATGATTGACGGATATTTAAAGCCTTTTTCTGATGATAAAATCTTTAGAGGACTTTTGCGTTTGGTTCGTCATAGAGAAGGTGATTTGCCGTCAGATGTACTGAAGAAGTTAGAGACACCTGTCTTACTGATTTGGGGCGTAGAGGATCGGATCATTCCCCTTCAAATTGGGGAGAGACTGCACAAAGATTTGCCGTATTCAACATTTCATGTATTAAAAAAAACTGGGCACCTCATTCCAGAAGAAAACCCAGTCTTTGTTTCTGATAAAATTGGTGATTTCAGTCTATCTTAG
- a CDS encoding ion channel — MKSNRLFIAWLRWPLYLRIAIIICFLLLFFGHLIVLLEPKQYHTIFDGIWWALITVSTVGYGDFVPQTMAGRVAGMALILIGASFVTAYFATLAAAVFSKQHHYVEGKVTFKGKGHLIIIGWNEKTNKLLQSFQTIDPAMPIVLIDDSLKEGPLLDNVHFIKGHGTEDATLRKANIMDADTLMITADQHENELTADMQSVLTLLAAKGLNPSLYCLIEILTDRYVKNAERAGANQVIHTSDAVNHLMVENFLLKEQLMSLTKKRKMTLHKNVTIFPVPSALAGETFLTVLHHFLEHHVIIVGIQKKEGPMMNPPFGYELHPEDELISL; from the coding sequence ATGAAATCAAATCGTCTATTTATCGCTTGGCTGAGATGGCCTCTTTATCTTCGTATTGCCATCATCATTTGTTTCTTACTTCTCTTCTTTGGTCATTTGATTGTCTTACTTGAACCAAAGCAGTATCATACGATCTTTGACGGAATCTGGTGGGCATTAATTACTGTTTCTACTGTTGGGTACGGTGATTTTGTGCCGCAAACCATGGCTGGACGAGTTGCTGGGATGGCCCTTATTTTAATTGGAGCAAGCTTTGTCACAGCGTACTTCGCCACGCTTGCCGCAGCTGTATTTAGCAAGCAGCACCATTACGTAGAGGGGAAGGTGACCTTTAAGGGGAAAGGACACCTCATTATCATCGGCTGGAATGAGAAAACCAATAAACTGCTCCAATCCTTTCAAACCATTGATCCAGCGATGCCTATTGTCCTTATTGATGACTCTTTGAAAGAAGGACCACTTCTAGATAATGTCCATTTTATTAAAGGACATGGGACAGAAGATGCAACGCTTCGCAAGGCCAATATTATGGATGCAGATACATTGATGATTACCGCAGATCAACATGAAAATGAACTAACGGCAGATATGCAAAGTGTCTTAACCTTACTTGCAGCAAAAGGACTGAATCCTTCGTTATATTGTTTGATTGAAATATTAACAGACCGTTACGTAAAAAATGCTGAACGTGCTGGTGCAAATCAAGTCATTCACACTTCTGATGCGGTGAATCATTTAATGGTTGAGAATTTTCTTTTAAAGGAACAGCTTATGTCCTTAACGAAAAAGCGAAAAATGACGCTACATAAAAACGTCACCATCTTTCCTGTCCCATCTGCGTTAGCCGGTGAAACTTTTTTAACAGTGCTCCATCACTTCTTAGAACATCATGTGATCATTGTTGGCATACAAAAAAAAGAAGGACCCATGATGAATCCTCCTTTTGGATATGAGCTTCATCCAGAGGATGAGCTGATTTCCCTTTAA
- a CDS encoding YugN-like family protein, which produces MIHVPSKLTGESFSLYHLEEIMKPLGYVINGNWDYDHGYFDYKIDNREGYTFLRVPFTAEKGQLDQPGVVVKIGHPFLLKHVYQDQLDDHAMVGNVGASFNQFQEPKEKDGDVSKVYAEIGFSLVKELEDALL; this is translated from the coding sequence ATGATTCATGTACCATCCAAGCTGACAGGCGAAAGCTTTTCACTCTACCATTTGGAAGAAATAATGAAGCCGCTCGGCTATGTCATTAATGGGAATTGGGATTATGATCACGGGTATTTTGATTATAAAATTGATAACCGTGAAGGATACACGTTTCTCAGGGTTCCATTTACAGCTGAGAAAGGTCAGCTTGATCAACCAGGCGTTGTTGTCAAAATAGGGCATCCGTTCCTCTTAAAGCATGTGTATCAGGATCAATTAGATGACCATGCAATGGTTGGCAATGTAGGAGCATCATTTAACCAATTCCAAGAACCTAAAGAGAAAGATGGAGATGTTTCAAAGGTCTATGCGGAGATAGGTTTTTCATTAGTAAAGGAATTGGAAGACGCACTTCTTTAA
- a CDS encoding aminotransferase encodes MKKSYLSETVQSIQPSGIRKFFDLAATMEGVISLGVGEPDFVTAWNVREASILSLEQGLTSYTANAGLLSLRKELSHYLYKRFHVDYSPEEELIITVGGSQALDLAFRAILNSGDEVIIPEPCFVAYGALTTLAGGVPVYLSTSAEKDFKADSADFQKKLSSKTKAILLCSPSNPTGSVYTKEELEDIARFAKEHDLLIITDEIYAELTYDESFTSVAAIQDMKERTILISGFSKGFAMTGWRLGYVAAPPDLRDAMLKIHQYSMMCAPAMAQYAAEEALKNGLEDVEKMKKSYRRRRNLFVGSLNELGLTCHQPNGAFYAFPSIKSTGMSSEQFAEELLLSEKVAVVPGNVFGPSGEGHIRCSYASSLDHLQESLSRIQRFLQNRQLKQETPAILK; translated from the coding sequence ATGAAAAAGTCTTATCTATCTGAAACGGTACAAAGCATTCAGCCGTCAGGTATTCGAAAATTCTTTGATCTGGCAGCAACGATGGAAGGGGTTATTTCCCTTGGTGTTGGTGAGCCGGATTTCGTAACAGCTTGGAATGTCAGGGAAGCGAGTATTCTATCATTAGAACAAGGGTTGACTTCCTATACGGCAAATGCAGGCTTGTTATCCCTTCGAAAAGAACTAAGCCACTATTTATACAAGCGGTTTCATGTTGATTACAGTCCAGAAGAAGAACTCATTATTACAGTGGGTGGAAGCCAAGCCCTTGATTTAGCTTTTCGGGCGATTTTAAACAGCGGAGATGAAGTGATCATTCCAGAGCCTTGCTTTGTTGCATACGGAGCTTTAACGACACTTGCAGGCGGGGTGCCTGTCTATTTAAGTACGTCGGCTGAGAAGGATTTTAAAGCGGATTCTGCTGATTTTCAAAAAAAGCTTTCATCCAAGACAAAAGCCATTTTACTATGCTCTCCGTCAAATCCAACAGGTTCTGTCTACACGAAGGAAGAGCTTGAAGACATTGCCCGATTTGCAAAAGAGCATGATCTCTTAATAATTACAGATGAGATTTATGCAGAACTGACGTATGATGAATCTTTTACAAGCGTTGCAGCTATTCAGGACATGAAAGAAAGAACCATCTTGATTTCAGGCTTCTCAAAAGGGTTTGCGATGACGGGCTGGCGCTTAGGGTATGTCGCAGCACCACCTGACTTGCGCGATGCCATGCTGAAAATACATCAATATTCAATGATGTGTGCCCCGGCCATGGCACAATACGCTGCAGAAGAAGCATTGAAAAATGGACTTGAAGATGTAGAGAAAATGAAAAAAAGCTACAGAAGACGCCGTAATTTATTTGTCGGCTCCCTCAATGAACTGGGCCTGACATGTCATCAGCCAAACGGAGCGTTTTATGCCTTTCCGTCCATAAAAAGCACAGGCATGTCCTCAGAACAATTTGCTGAGGAACTGCTGCTGAGCGAAAAAGTAGCAGTTGTGCCAGGGAATGTGTTCGGTCCAAGTGGTGAAGGGCATATTCGCTGTTCGTACGCTTCGTCACTTGATCATCTTCAGGAGTCACTTTCAAGGATCCAGCGTTTCCTACAGAATCGACAACTAAAGCAAGAAACACCTGCCATTTTAAAATAA
- a CDS encoding DUF378 domain-containing protein: MSAIQRIALVLTIIGAINWGLIGFFQFDLVAAIFGGQDSALSRIIYGLVGIAGLVNLGLLFKPSEEVVRDEPKPEVR, translated from the coding sequence ATGAGCGCTATTCAGCGTATTGCCCTCGTGCTCACGATTATCGGTGCTATTAACTGGGGACTAATCGGCTTTTTTCAATTTGACTTAGTAGCAGCGATCTTTGGCGGTCAAGATTCTGCATTGTCGCGTATTATTTATGGTCTTGTTGGAATCGCAGGTCTTGTCAACCTTGGTCTATTGTTTAAGCCAAGTGAAGAAGTTGTTCGTGACGAGCCGAAACCAGAGGTTCGTTAA
- a CDS encoding Lrp/AsnC family transcriptional regulator has product MKLTEKETEILEILDENSRADLNTIAKMAGVTTEEAEAIIQKLEDQKVIIDYSTMIDWRKVDGHEGVTAMIDVKVTPKRGVGFDEIAERIYRFQEVESVYLMSGVYDLSVVIRGRSMSDIARFVSEKLSTLDSVVSTTTHFILKKYKHDGKVFETGDDDKRIVVSP; this is encoded by the coding sequence ATGAAACTAACAGAAAAAGAAACGGAAATATTAGAGATTTTAGATGAAAACAGTCGCGCCGATTTAAATACGATTGCTAAAATGGCGGGCGTGACCACAGAAGAAGCCGAAGCCATTATTCAAAAGCTAGAAGATCAAAAGGTCATCATAGATTATTCGACTATGATTGATTGGCGAAAAGTAGACGGACATGAAGGCGTCACAGCTATGATTGATGTCAAAGTAACACCTAAAAGAGGCGTTGGCTTTGATGAAATTGCAGAACGAATTTACCGATTTCAAGAAGTGGAATCTGTTTATTTAATGTCAGGTGTTTATGATCTGTCTGTTGTGATTCGTGGAAGATCCATGTCTGATATTGCTCGGTTTGTTTCAGAAAAACTATCAACACTCGATTCCGTTGTATCAACAACCACCCACTTCATTTTGAAAAAATATAAACATGATGGGAAAGTGTTTGAAACAGGGGACGATGACAAAAGAATCGTGGTGTCTCCTTAA
- a CDS encoding DUF1871 family protein, with protein MKDSQAVEEMIQIIKTWDPFHYGEDFYETEPADVIGALYDAKDPVTLAKEIQAIYNHSFEQPLPIESCQDIANQLFVIRDRRSCSR; from the coding sequence ATGAAAGATAGTCAAGCTGTTGAAGAGATGATTCAGATCATTAAAACATGGGATCCTTTTCATTATGGAGAAGACTTTTATGAAACGGAGCCCGCAGACGTCATCGGAGCATTATATGACGCAAAGGACCCAGTAACTCTTGCGAAAGAGATTCAAGCCATTTACAACCACTCATTTGAGCAGCCTCTTCCAATCGAGAGTTGTCAAGATATCGCAAATCAACTTTTTGTGATAAGAGATCGCCGTTCCTGCTCACGCTAA
- a CDS encoding secondary thiamine-phosphate synthase enzyme YjbQ: MKKIDLQTDRRDDMIDVTREVRQYVRETGVKDGTVIVYCPHTTAGITINENADPDVKRDMLRRLDEVFPWEHPKDRHMEGNTASHMKASYMGASQHVLINNCDLVLGTWQGIYFCEFDGPRHRHFYVQVSPNE; encoded by the coding sequence ATGAAAAAAATTGATTTACAAACAGACAGACGCGATGACATGATAGACGTTACTCGCGAGGTACGTCAATATGTGCGAGAAACGGGGGTAAAGGATGGTACAGTCATTGTCTACTGTCCTCATACAACAGCAGGCATTACCATCAATGAAAATGCTGATCCAGATGTAAAACGAGATATGCTACGTAGGCTTGATGAAGTATTTCCATGGGAACACCCAAAGGACCGTCATATGGAGGGAAATACAGCTTCTCACATGAAGGCTAGTTATATGGGCGCATCTCAGCATGTTCTCATCAATAACTGTGATCTTGTGCTTGGAACATGGCAGGGAATTTACTTCTGTGAATTTGACGGACCGAGACATCGCCA
- a CDS encoding hemolysin family protein — protein sequence MYILNVFFVILLIAATAFFVVTEFAIVKIRGSKINQLIESGDKRAIHVQKLISNLDEYLSACQLGITITALGLGWLGEPTVEHFLHPLFEKLEIHSALTDILSFIMAFVFITFLHVVVGELAPKTIAIQKAEAVSLMTAKPLIFFYKIMYPFIKALNGAASGIVKLFGFHSVKEHEVAISEEELRLILSESYEKGEINQSEYKYVNKIFEFDNRVAREIMIPRTEISAVEIEQSLEDVTHYMLNERYTRYPVIKEDKDHVVGVINSKDVFKASFLHQEVSIEDLMRPVIRVIESTPVQELLILMQKERIHMSVLVDEYGGTAGLVTVEDILEEIVGEIRDEYDQDETPHIVKKGDFHYVMDGKALIDEVNDLLGLAIENDDVDTIAGWMMTHKIDFDVGDVIEEEGCEFKIVDAEDHHIRTIEVKKVHFS from the coding sequence TTGTATATTTTAAATGTATTTTTCGTCATATTACTCATTGCTGCGACAGCATTCTTTGTTGTCACTGAATTTGCGATTGTAAAAATTAGAGGCTCAAAAATCAACCAGCTCATTGAGAGCGGTGACAAGAGGGCCATTCATGTTCAAAAGCTAATATCCAATCTCGACGAATACTTATCCGCCTGCCAACTTGGCATTACCATCACGGCATTAGGTTTAGGGTGGTTAGGTGAGCCAACCGTTGAGCATTTCCTGCATCCCCTTTTTGAAAAGCTAGAGATTCATTCGGCATTGACAGACATCTTATCTTTTATCATGGCGTTTGTGTTCATTACCTTTTTACATGTTGTAGTAGGTGAGCTGGCGCCTAAAACCATTGCCATTCAAAAGGCAGAGGCCGTCAGTCTCATGACAGCGAAACCGCTGATTTTTTTCTATAAAATCATGTACCCTTTTATTAAAGCACTGAATGGTGCTGCAAGTGGGATTGTGAAATTATTTGGTTTTCACTCCGTCAAAGAACATGAAGTGGCGATCAGTGAGGAAGAATTGCGCCTGATATTGTCTGAAAGCTATGAGAAGGGTGAAATTAACCAATCTGAATACAAGTATGTAAATAAAATATTTGAATTCGATAACCGAGTGGCGCGAGAGATCATGATCCCTCGTACAGAAATTTCAGCTGTAGAGATTGAGCAGTCACTTGAGGATGTGACCCATTATATGTTGAATGAAAGGTACACACGCTATCCAGTGATTAAAGAAGACAAAGATCATGTTGTCGGTGTGATCAATAGCAAAGATGTATTTAAAGCAAGCTTCCTGCATCAAGAAGTGTCAATTGAAGATTTGATGCGTCCTGTGATTCGGGTGATTGAGAGCACACCTGTTCAAGAATTACTCATTCTCATGCAAAAAGAACGGATTCACATGTCAGTGCTTGTGGATGAATATGGTGGCACAGCCGGACTCGTCACAGTAGAGGATATATTAGAGGAGATTGTCGGCGAAATTCGTGATGAATATGATCAAGATGAAACACCGCATATCGTCAAAAAAGGTGATTTCCACTATGTAATGGATGGAAAAGCATTGATAGATGAGGTCAACGATTTATTAGGTTTAGCCATCGAGAATGATGATGTCGATACGATTGCCGGCTGGATGATGACACATAAAATTGATTTTGACGTTGGAGATGTCATAGAGGAAGAGGGCTGTGAGTTTAAAATTGTAGATGCAGAAGACCATCATATTCGTACCATCGAAGTGAAAAAAGTTCATTTTTCATAA